Proteins encoded within one genomic window of Brenneria nigrifluens DSM 30175 = ATCC 13028:
- the cyoA gene encoding cytochrome o ubiquinol oxidase subunit II: MRLRKYNRIFGMLSLFAATALLSGCDMALMNPKGQVGLEQRSLILTAIGLMLIVVVPVIIMAIAFAWKFRASNEKAKYTPNWSHSNKIEAVVWTVPIIIIVILAAITWKTTHSLDPYKPLESDVKPVNVEVISLDWKWLFVYPDLGIASVNELAFPANVPVAFKITSDSVMNSFFIPRLGGQIYAMAGMQTKLHLIANEAGKYDGISGAYSGKGFSGMKFTAIATPSQQEFDQWVANVRASSKTLNSMDEFNKLAQPSEYHPVEYFSSVQPDLFRKIILKFTGHDMNMQHHGEGIKHDENMRHDEGMNMGEHSSHQGAEG, encoded by the coding sequence ATGAGACTCAGGAAATACAATAGAATTTTTGGGATGTTGTCTTTATTTGCAGCTACAGCATTGCTCAGCGGCTGCGATATGGCATTGATGAATCCCAAAGGACAGGTCGGGTTGGAGCAACGATCGTTAATACTGACGGCCATCGGCCTGATGCTGATCGTTGTTGTTCCCGTCATTATCATGGCCATCGCTTTCGCCTGGAAGTTCAGAGCTTCCAATGAGAAGGCAAAGTACACTCCCAATTGGTCCCACTCCAACAAGATCGAAGCCGTTGTCTGGACAGTGCCAATAATCATAATCGTTATTCTTGCCGCGATTACCTGGAAGACGACCCATTCGCTTGATCCTTACAAGCCTTTGGAATCAGACGTTAAACCCGTCAATGTCGAAGTGATTTCCCTTGACTGGAAATGGCTGTTCGTCTACCCGGACCTGGGCATCGCCAGCGTTAACGAGCTTGCTTTCCCGGCAAACGTGCCGGTTGCATTCAAGATCACCTCCGATTCCGTGATGAACTCGTTTTTCATCCCTCGTCTCGGCGGGCAAATCTATGCTATGGCCGGTATGCAGACCAAGCTGCATCTGATTGCCAATGAAGCGGGAAAATATGACGGTATATCCGGCGCCTACAGCGGAAAAGGCTTTTCCGGCATGAAGTTTACCGCCATCGCCACGCCAAGCCAGCAGGAGTTCGACCAGTGGGTGGCGAACGTTCGCGCCTCGTCCAAAACGCTCAACAGCATGGATGAGTTCAATAAGCTGGCTCAGCCGAGTGAATACCATCCAGTGGAATATTTCTCTAGCGTTCAACCGGATTTGTTTAGAAAAATCATTCTCAAATTCACAGGCCACGACATGAACATGCAGCATCATGGTGAAGGCATAAAACACGATGAAAACATGCGGCACGATGAGGGTATGAACATGGGCGAGCATAGCTCGCACCAAGGAGCCGAGGGATAA
- the cyoB gene encoding cytochrome o ubiquinol oxidase subunit I, translating to MFGKLTLDAIPYHEPIIMVTVAGIIVGGLALLAAITYFGKWKWLWTEWFTSVDHKKIGIMYVIVALVMMLRGFADAIMMRGQQVLASAGEAGFLNAHHYDQIFTAHGVIMIFFVATPFVVGLMNLAVPLQIGARDVAFPFLNSLSFWLFVAGVILINISLGVGEFAQTGWVAYPPLSGKEYSPGVGVDYWIWSLQISGLGTTLTGVNFFATIMKMRAPGMSLMKMPVFTWTALCTNVLIIAAFPILTVTIALLTLDRYLGTHFFTNDMGGNMMMYINLIWAWGHPEVYILVLPVFGIYSEVVATFCKKRLFGYTSLVWATIAITILSFVVWLHHFFTMGSGANVNAFFGIATMIISIPTGVKIFNWLFTMYQGRIQSHSTMLWSIGFIVTFSIGGMTGVLLAVPGANFVLHNSLFLIAHFHNVIIGGVVFGCFAGITYWFPKAFGFTLNETWGKRAFWFWIIGFFVAFMPLYVLGFMGMTRRLGQQINPEFHSLLVVASVGALLIGIGVLCQVMQFYVSIRDRHQNRDLTGDPWDGRTLEWSTSSPAPFYNFATVPLVDDRDAFWDAKEKGEAYRKPAGYEEIHMPKNTGAGVIISAFSLVFGFAMIWHIWWLAIIGFAGMVVTWIVHSFNQDVDYYVPVKEIEKIENQNFDQISKAGLKHVN from the coding sequence ATGTTCGGAAAACTTACACTCGATGCAATTCCGTATCATGAACCCATTATCATGGTTACCGTGGCGGGGATCATCGTCGGCGGCCTGGCGCTGCTGGCGGCAATAACCTATTTCGGTAAATGGAAATGGTTATGGACGGAATGGTTCACCTCCGTAGACCATAAAAAGATCGGCATTATGTATGTCATCGTCGCTCTGGTGATGATGCTGCGCGGTTTTGCCGATGCCATCATGATGCGTGGTCAACAGGTTCTGGCCTCCGCCGGCGAAGCCGGCTTCCTCAACGCCCACCACTACGATCAGATCTTTACCGCGCACGGCGTGATCATGATTTTCTTCGTGGCGACGCCGTTTGTGGTGGGGTTGATGAACCTGGCGGTTCCTTTGCAAATCGGCGCCCGCGACGTCGCCTTCCCTTTCCTGAACTCGTTGAGTTTCTGGCTGTTCGTGGCCGGGGTGATTCTGATCAACATCTCTCTCGGCGTAGGCGAATTCGCCCAGACGGGCTGGGTGGCTTATCCGCCGCTCTCCGGCAAGGAGTACAGCCCCGGCGTCGGGGTCGATTACTGGATATGGAGTTTGCAGATATCCGGTCTGGGCACCACGCTGACCGGCGTCAATTTCTTCGCCACCATTATGAAAATGCGCGCGCCGGGCATGTCGCTGATGAAAATGCCGGTCTTTACCTGGACGGCGCTGTGCACCAACGTACTGATTATCGCCGCATTCCCGATACTGACCGTAACCATCGCGCTGCTGACGCTGGACCGTTACCTCGGCACCCATTTCTTTACCAACGATATGGGCGGCAACATGATGATGTACATCAACCTGATCTGGGCCTGGGGTCATCCTGAGGTTTATATTCTGGTACTGCCGGTATTCGGTATCTATTCGGAAGTGGTCGCCACATTCTGTAAAAAACGCCTGTTTGGCTACACCTCGCTGGTGTGGGCGACTATCGCCATTACCATACTGTCGTTCGTCGTTTGGTTGCACCATTTCTTTACCATGGGCTCGGGCGCCAACGTCAACGCATTCTTCGGTATCGCCACGATGATTATTTCCATCCCCACCGGGGTGAAAATATTCAACTGGCTGTTCACCATGTATCAGGGCCGCATTCAGTCTCACTCCACCATGCTGTGGTCAATCGGCTTTATCGTCACCTTCTCCATCGGCGGGATGACGGGGGTGTTGCTGGCGGTGCCGGGCGCCAACTTCGTGTTGCATAACAGCCTGTTCCTGATCGCCCATTTCCATAATGTGATCATCGGCGGCGTAGTGTTCGGCTGCTTTGCCGGCATCACTTACTGGTTCCCGAAAGCCTTCGGCTTCACCCTGAACGAAACCTGGGGTAAACGCGCGTTCTGGTTCTGGATCATCGGCTTCTTCGTTGCCTTTATGCCGCTCTACGTGCTGGGCTTTATGGGTATGACCCGTCGCTTAGGTCAGCAGATCAACCCGGAGTTCCATTCACTGCTGGTGGTGGCTTCCGTCGGTGCGCTGCTGATCGGTATCGGCGTGCTGTGCCAGGTGATGCAGTTCTACGTCAGTATCCGCGATCGCCACCAGAACCGCGACCTGACGGGCGACCCGTGGGACGGCCGTACGCTGGAATGGTCCACCTCGTCTCCGGCGCCGTTCTATAACTTCGCCACCGTGCCGCTCGTTGACGATCGCGATGCATTCTGGGATGCCAAGGAGAAAGGCGAGGCCTACCGGAAACCTGCTGGCTATGAAGAGATTCATATGCCGAAAAATACCGGTGCGGGCGTCATTATTTCCGCCTTCAGTCTGGTATTCGGCTTTGCCATGATTTGGCATATCTGGTGGCTGGCGATTATCGGCTTTGCCGGAATGGTCGTGACCTGGATCGTGCACAGTTTTAATCAGGACGTTGACTACTACGTTCCGGTTAAAGAAATCGAAAAAATCGAGAATCAGAATTTTGATCAAATCAGCAAAGCAGGTCTGAAACATGTCAACTGA